A region from the Medicago truncatula cultivar Jemalong A17 chromosome 6, MtrunA17r5.0-ANR, whole genome shotgun sequence genome encodes:
- the LOC25496008 gene encoding probable membrane-associated kinase regulator 6 yields METSHPLLVESFSYSWLVNLEPSSLEESLDDDDEGSSFIEMDPRMPPSRRFFINSQDLKFDFPTSQHSPLTTLVDADQLFSNGYLIPLFVESLNIEPYEYDSFNSNSNSNSTLPCSSSHVPKKLVPIENPRTPSLKRCRTLSRKMFQKYLNFLSPLCRRLRGQNSGTKHENVVKRTQSVKNIRRNYCESSPRMSTAYSCDSDSSIYEAVLHCKRSIERMN; encoded by the exons ATGGAAACATCTCATCCACTTTTAGTTGAAAGTTTTTCATATAGTTGGTTAGTAAACCTTGAACCATCTTCACTAGAAGAAAgccttgatgatgatgatgaaggttCTTCCTTCATTGAAATGGATCCAAGAATGCCACCTTCTAGAAGATTTTTCATAAACTCACaagatttaaaatttgattttccaaCTTCACAACATTCCCCCCTCACAACTCTTGTTGATGCAGATCAACTCTTTTCAAATGGTTACTTAATACCCCTTTTTGTTGAATCATTGAATATTGAACCATATGAATATGATTCatttaattcaaattcaaattcaaattcaactttACCTTGTTCATCCTCACATGTTCCAAAAAAATTGGTTCCTATAGAAAACCCTAGAACTCCTTCATTGAAAAGGTGTAGAACATTATCGAGGAAAATGTTTCaaaagtatttgaattttttaagcCCTTTGTGTAGAAGATTGAGGGGTCAAAATTCAGGAACAAAGCATGAAAATGTTGTGAAAAGAACTCAATCAGTTAAGAAtataagaagaaattattgTGAATCATCTCCAAGAATGAGTACTGCTTATTCTTGTGATTCTGATAGCTCAATTTATGAAGCCGTTCTTCATTGCAAAAGATCAATTG AAAGAATGAATTAA
- the LOC11443617 gene encoding transcription factor GTE6, with protein MDFNTIKNQIEANDGTGYKHVWEACADVRLVFKNAMKYNDERSDVHVMAKTLREKFEEKWLQFLPRVAEEETRREEEEAEARLAMQFAQEAAHAKMAKHLSNELMLDEVDLHLEELREMVVKKCRKMSTEEKRNLGIALTKLSPDDLRRALNIVTQTNPSFQANAVEADLDIDAQSQSTLWRLNFFVMDALEVQSQNSESMDGDERIMRCYCKCFEEEDQEA; from the exons ATGGATTTCAATACCATTAAGAACCAAATAGAGGCTAATGACGGTACTGGATATAAGCATGTTTGGGAAGCATGTGCTGATGTTAGGTTGGTTTTCAAAAATGCTATGAAATATAATGACGAAAGAAGTGATGTTCATGTGATGGCAAAAACTTTACGGGAAAAGTTTGAGGAGAAATGGTTGCAATTTCTGCCTAGAGTTGCTGAAGAG GAAACTAGACGAGAAGAGGAAGAAGCTGAAGCACGGTTAGCCATGCAATTTGCTCAAGAAGCAGCTCATGCTAAAATGGCTAAACACTTGAGTAATGAG CTCATGCTGGATGAAGTTGATTTGCATTTAGAAGAGCTCCGGGAGATGGTTGTTAAAAAATGCAG AAAAATGTCAActgaagaaaagagaaatctTGGAATTGCTCTCACCAAACTGTCTCCTGATGATCTTAGAAGAGCATTGAATATTGTTACCCAAACTAATCCAAGCTTCCAAGCAAATGCTGTCGAGGCGGATCTTGATATTGATGCTCAG AGTCAGTCTACCTTGTGGAGATTAAACTTTTTTGTCATGGATGCTCTTGAAGTCCAGAGCCAGAATTCAGAAAGCATGGATGGCGATGAAAGAATTATGCGATGCTATTGCAAATGTTTCGAAGAAGAAGACCAAGAAGCCTAA